CTGGACCTGGCGAGACATCTCAAGCAGGAGCGTCTCTACGTCCTGTCCGAGAAGCAGCTCCTCCAACAGCTCCACGAGGAGGTGACCCAGCTGGCCGACAAGCTCTTCCGAGAGTCCTGGATCACTCAGCAGCAACGGCAGACCCTCAATAGCTTGACGCTGACGAGAAGCGATGCCCCGCCGAACTACTGTTGCTATCGGGCCAACACCCTGGAGAAGTGCTCCTTTGTGGACAGCTACAAGCATCTTGGCTTCCACGATACAATGTACGGAGAGTTCTTAGGGTACCTGCGGGAGAATCCCAAGGTGATCGCCTTGTGCCTGGCCCTCGGAGAGAAGGATCAGTTAGAGATGACCCAAGGTGTAGTGCATTCCATCATGTGTGCAGTTTATGGAAACTGCGTCATACAGGACGACGAACGTCAGGCTCTGTTCTTGCTTCAGAGCCTCATGGAGCAACAGCTCGCCACGAGCAGTGACCCTCGTCGGTTGCTGAGAAGGGGAAAGTGCGCTATGAGCATTGCTTTCAAACTCTTCACGGAGGGACTGTTCTCGTGCAGGTTGTACCTAACCGCTGCTCTCCACGAGCCCATCATGTCTGTCCTGGTCGACGACGACGTGTGTTTGGAAACGGACCCCTTGAAGGCGTTAGACTCTTTCACCATGGAGGAGCGCAAGCAGCGGTTCGGCACGCCGGGAACCGAAGAGTTCCGACAGTGTCTCCAGGCTCATCTCGAGTCCATCATCACTCAGCTAGTATCCATGTGCAATCGCTTCATCAGCAGTTTGAGGAATAACACGTTCTGCTTCCCTCAGAGCCTAGACTGGATCATCACACAGCTCCACAAGATCCTCCTCAAGTCGGGCCAAGTACCTCCTTCGGACGTCAGGTCTACCTGCGCAGACCTCCTCATGAATTTCTTCATCTGTCCTGCGATTGTTAACCCGGAACCGTACGGGATCACCACGGATGTGATGATCAGCTCGACGGCGAGGTTTAATCTGATGCAGGTTGGGCAGATCTTACAGGGTTTGGCGATGGAGACTACGGGCTCCACCACACCTGGTCAGACAAATGATATCTACAGCAGATTTCCTAAGGTAAGGACATTTTGGGATTGTTATGTTTGCTGTGACTATTCCGACTCGTGAGTGTTGAATTTGGAAACCCAACAGCACTTTATCTCGTTGGGTTTATTTGCCTCTCGGTTTTGAATTTGGAAACCCAACTTTATATCTTCCAAAacttgggttttatttttagcATAGTAAAAAGCAAGttagttttaaaagttttgttgttgttgccattCTGTCACAGAAACCACACATAATTTCATTTAGACAATACTTCTGATAAGTGTCCACATGAAGTGTGTTTATTGTGTGAAATCATGACATCAGTCAGACATTTTTCGACCACTTGCCCTATTTGTCCAAACAAAAACTGATGCTCTCTGTCACTTTGTCCGGACAAACATATGAGTAATAGCTTTGTGTGTGATTAGTGTCGAATTAGGATTAATTATgcagcacagcaattttcctctagtAAGAGTATTTTGTTATGAGGAAAATGCATTGAACTCGGCAATGGGTACCATGCCAGTATGCTccgttttgaaagggcaagggcaccgaggcattctctccttggtaaagggcaccctatgataaAATTGCAAacttgtactggagcatttcaagggcaccaaggcaatgaccaggggacacggaggcaatcgccttcgttgccttcgTTAAGTATCGGGCCTGGGGTGCCAAAGAGAAAGCACTGTTTTGTGGGAACATGGTAAGCAAACAGTGGTCCTACCACCAGCTCACCGGATTGATTGTGCTATTACATTTTGTCCGAGCACATTTTGTTGTCTAATTTCTCGCCTTGGAGTAATCGTTGATAAGCGTGATAATGTTTGTCGTTTGTCAATCAGGGTTGCATGTCATCATTCCTTGATACATTGATTGACAGCATGAGCTCATCAGACACACCGCCAGAGGTCAGTCACCTCCAAGGGATGGCCAGAACATCAGCGCTCGTCACTGAATCGGAGCTGCAGAACATGGTAAGCAAACGGCATTGGACCTGGCATGAGTTGAACATGGTGGacgaaaaagaacaaaaaaaaccctTCATGGGACTTAATTGAACCGTATTATGTACTGGAAATATTCAGAAGTACTGGAAGTGTGGAAGGAAAACAGAATCTTGAACCAAGTAAGATATCATTCTCCAtatgggcccagtttcatagagctgcttaaaggtaGGCTCATAAGTTTATTCGCAAATTAACGAAGGCAGAATACGATATAAgtcatgtgaaagtttcagctgaatagcCTACAGCAAAAAAGCTGTCACTGTATTTCCACAAACGAGGTGACAGTGGGTACGCAGCAGCATTCCAAAAAAAAAGACCACAGCCATCAGCAATCCGAGGAAATTTTTCACGCTTGAaccatttctcagattcaaatgtttttgggtgAAAAATTATCAAAGCCATCTTCGGAGGGAATCGtttccgatcggcagcaaaatGCACCACAGCACAATCACATGGTGCTCATTATTAGGTGGTACAAAGGAACAggtaataatatcaaagtcttaaaaTGTGTCTTCCAAGGTGTCATACACTTTGATACGCCTGTAGGGGTGgatgataaagcgctatataagaacccaGTGTTATTGTCATTATCATCTGTTGTCCTTCTGAAACTTCCAGGTGGCGTTCATCCGTCGAGTACACACAGCGAACCCTCAGCATCAGAACCTCAGGGACCTGGAGCCTCTTTTGTCCAATGTGCCCCAGGTGGCAATCGCCTCGTCCTCAACCTCCCATGGTGGCTCGTCACCGAAGATCGGAGGCGGGGGATCCTCACCAAAGATGGGAACCCCAGTGAAGAAGAGCGGTGTTGCCTCGAGAGGTAATTTGTATGGATAACCTTGTAGTTTTCATAGCGTTCAAAATTGCTCACGCCTAAACAAATTTTGAGATTTCCATCTTGTGTAATTGTGTTATTctatcgtgtttttttttacattttgtattccCTGTATATTTTGTCCTGTAATTTGACCTTTAGGTTGACAtgggaattattttttttctgtttgagGATGAACCAGAATTGAATGAATATTTAGGAAGTAAGATTGCTAAATAGGAAGTAGGTTTTGCAAAACTATCATACTCTGCCCGTTTGTTCAATGGTTGCAATTTTTTTCCACGCTGGAATAGGTTGATGTCTTCATGGAGTTGTCTACATTGATTAGaaggatttttttcttaaatttaagaggggggggggtggacctGCTTATTTGGCTCAGCTGAAAATATCTAAgcatattttctgcttaaagccattggacacttttggtaaacagtattggccAAGGCCCAcccttcgtgtatcacaacttctatataaaataacaaacctgtgaaaatttaggctcaatcggtcattggagtcgggagaaaataacgggaaaacccacccttgtttccgcacgtttcctcgtgtcatgacatgtgttcaaaataaattcgtaattctcgctatcgagaattgatattgttttaatgttttctcaaaaagtaaagcattttatggaataatatttcaagagaagtctttcaccattaccttctgtaaaccctgaaagttatttgtaaatctgtgaactttttaaatattttttgtaccgaaagcgtataatggctttaataatttGGCCCAGATTTCACCTTGCGATTATATTTTGTGACAATTCACTCAAATGCATCTGGTATGGTGTTGAGGAAAGTAATGCGAGACGAAACTCCCTTCTCTCTTTCTCTAGTTTCCAAGAAAATGCAGCGGAGTTCCTCCAAGAATGCCCTGGGTATACCAGAAGATGACGACGGTCTCGACCCAACAATGTCTCCCGACGCCCCGCCCGTATACCAGCCGGAAGACGTACTGATAGTAGCCTTTGGGAACCAGGGAAATGAATGCCCTGGAATGATCTCGGAGGCTAAGGTATGTCAGGTGTCGATTCATCAAACGTCATTGGCTGGGCGAAATTTTGAGATATAGTTAACTCGCCTACtgcctactgtctgaccatttaatatcatacccggtggttttgaatgataaggCAGCCTGCAATGTGATGTCATAAAGAGGATGCATCGATACTGTTCAcctttaaccctcctactgtctgaccatttaatatcatacccagtggttttgaatgataaggCAGCCTGCAATGTGATGTCATAAAGTGTATGCATCGATACTGTTCacagtaatgggagactttccaacgctaggtggcagcagacttactgagtaaatttccattgtttacgtagttctgaacatgcgcataattctgagaacaatggatttacccggtaagtctgctgccacctatcgtcccagaaagtctcctatagccctcctactgtctgagcATTCAATGTCATGCAGTagggttttgaatgataaactatgACAACCTGCAATTTGATGTCATTTGGTGcatgcatctacatgtatacattacaCAGTAAACCCTCCTACACGTACTGTCTAACCATTCAGTACCGccaactgtggttttgaattataAATGTTGTTGTAACCCTCCCTGGGTTTAAGGGGTGTGTTCCAAGTTGGAATAAAAagcaaatgaatgaatgaatataaACTATGCCTCAATGAGTTACCTgtgacaaaataaaacacaaatctCACTGTtgatttttattctttttctgGGTAGGTTTTGAGTTCCATCCCGTCCCGTCCCAAACCCACGTTGGAGCCGCCTACCGCCCAGAATAACCTAGCGGCTATTAGCGAGCAGCCAGAGAAACAGCTGCGCTTCTCAGCCGACGCGGACGCATCGGGAAACAGTGACCATCTGATGGAAGCCATGTCTATAGGTAATACAAACATCTCCATCTTTCAGCTGCAACtcaagacacacctgttcacacttgctttccctTAGAACACTTAAGAATTCCCTCttttccatcttgaccggcgcctttgaatggtttaaCAGCAGACTTAATGcgcctttataaatgctgtgtaattactattattattatctttataTGCCAGTGGCCTCGGAGTATTCCATGGATCTTGAAAATGAGATGGCCAGTAATATAAGTGGCCGTAACACTCCCCGCTCGGCGGTCAGCCTGGCCAGTAGCTCAACCGAGCACAACAGACCTGATCTCATTGACTCAGCGCAGCTGACTAATAATGCTAACATCACCGACCGCTTCGGAAAGTTTGAGATCGGGGATGACTTGGAGAAGAAAAAAGCACAGGGAAACCCAGGTACTCTATTTGTTTACCTTTCCTTGCCTTACCTAACCTCTTCCAACCAATAGATCGATCCATTAGGCCCCGCCCACGACgtacgtgtgagcaagaacatgtgagcctctccaatgcctttctgcacaactctgccgcgcgcgtcaagcatacgcgcacgcatgtcggaccttatttgtcggacttTCGTTGCGTTGTgtttggtcaatacgcaatggatacgcaatggatcggtctattggcaCAAGTCCTCAACACTGGGCCAGCAAACTCATGACCAGACAAGTCCAGccgtcttctttttttcccaatcCATtacctttatttaaaaaaaaaagatcttcAAAAGTGACTTACTTAGCAACAACAATTGGTTTGCAGTTAAGAAccatcttagctctttgtgaaacagAGGTGctagagcaaaacaaaaattgcttaacatTTGTTTGCATagtagaaatgagcagaataccggtcacaatttgaacacagtagatggtagtttggctggtaaccctattctggtaacataattttgttgtgcttgacaatttttttaagcTGAAGCACCTCTAGAAAATGTTGCCCttgaatttgatatttttgttggaTATTACTACGAAGAAAGATCTGATAATAAAATGTTGCGTTCACGCTTGACCCCACAGAGACTTTCAGCGAGACATGGAGCACCGAGGTGATCGGTAGCGACACCTCCGAGCCCCCGTCGGAACCAAACACCATCGAGCGTCTCCAGGAGATTGCCGAGTCACAGGAGGACACCAGCGAGCTCTCCGGTGCCCAGGCTGCAGTTCTGCTCGGCATCAGACATTCTGTACCTGACATCTCGGAGACAGCCAGCGAGACATGGAGTGTGGACGTGCTTCAGAGCGACTCCGAACCTCCCGAGGACAGGATGCAGGAGGTGGAAGATAACCCCCACGAAGAAGCCATTCAGGTcagtacaaaattaaaaatatctttTCAAGTGGAAGCGTAGTTGTTATTTGTTTGCGTCAAAACACTCTTTTTGATCACACTTATTGAAGAAAGCACTTGTGTTGCTGGTGACTGTCACGCTgctgatctgggcccaatttcaaagagctgcttaagcacaaaatttgcttaagctaAACAATTTCTTGGtaagtaaaatcagattatcggCCACGACTTCACTCAATTGTTAAGCTaagtaaacagcagctaaatactagccacaagcaatgtatatggcataaaatgttggccagtaacatgtgtaaaataggcaagctattttcgtgttGAGGCAAATTTtgaattgctttttttttctctgtcagGCATCCTCATTAGAAGCGGACACTGACAGGACGTCGTCAAAGACGAGCGAGGGCCCCAGTTCTAGGCGGAGCTCATGCGGTAGTCATAGCATCAGTAGAAGCTCAAATAACGACAGCCCGAGTGTGGACGAGGGCGCTGTTAAGAAAGATACTGTAAGTTTTAAGCTGCTTTTCTTTCATTGGTTCGCCCGAGGGGTTTGCAAAGGTATAGTTCTGGTTAAGTCATTGGGGTGTTGGTTCAAATACcagttatgacacttgtgtcttgagcaagatgctttattatatttgcttcccttcacccaggggtatagaTGGGTTCTTGATATTCTGTTTGGAAAAGCCTCTGGAGTgtcacggcagctcagggctgtatacttcccGTGGAGCATGAGCATTAAAGGAATGTTAATGGCTCAATGGCCAGGGTGCATTGTTGTTTCTTTAGTATGGAATTCAATTGTTATCCTTAAAAAAAGTCCTAATTGTTGAAAAGCATTATGACAGCCTCTGGACACTAATGTAAAGAACACTGatatggttattgtaaaatgcactgaataattattattagtattattctTTCCTTGTATGTAATTTGCAGAGCTCTGACGCCACCGAGGACTCCAGCAACACACATTACTTTGATCCCATGGAGGACCCGTCCATGCTGAAGGGAGCTTCCCTGTCAGGTATCTCAAGCAGTTCTTCAGGAGGAGGTGCTGGGGATTCCAGTAACAACGACCTTGGATTTCCTAAGAATCAAGTCGCTCGGGAGGAAAACATCCCTGTCCTGGAAAGGTCGTCTCCTCTGATAGACAAGCAACGAAAGCTCTCTAGGGAAGGCCCGCCGACGGACAGGCCGATCTCCACGACCTCAGGCTTCATGAATCAGTTCGATCCCTTGGGCAACCGGAACAACTTCACTCTTAATAACGGCAACGAGCCGATTAGTAGAACTGGTAGTAAGACAGACGTCGGCGGTAAACCCGCAGAGGATCTGCTGCAGGATTTTGATCCTTTCTCGAGTCTGATGCCGCGATCGTCGAGCACCCTGCCTCCGTCGGTAGGGCGGCATGTTGAAATGCCCATGGGAGCCAAGCCAAAGATAAGATCTAACTCTGCCCATCAGAAGGGAACGGGTAATCGTACGCCCACGGGTTACGTAACGTATAATGAACTGCACGGATTAAATCATGACTACGGCAGTCAGGGTCGGCAACAGCCACGGACAAATCCTTTTGATCTCGGTGACGACGGGCTCTCCCATGTCAATCACGGTTTCTTCGAGCCGGTGAGGCCATCCAACCAAACCGCTCAGTTCCAACCCGATATCTTAACCCCTTTTACTAGTTTCGATCCGTCAGCACCGGTCAGTCACACCTCGCAATCGCTGTTTGCCAACCAACCCCAAAGCCAAACTCCTTCATTCCGAGGGTACGGGTTGGACTCTGACAGCGGAGTGGTGTCCGGAGACTCTAGCGAGCATCTCTCGCAGCGTGTCGCCAGCACGATCAGCACGGCCAGCAGTAGCAGCACCTCTTTCCTAAACACATCGAGCGAGAGCTCCAAGCCACTGGACTTTCTCTCCCAGATCGGAAGCCAGACGTCGGATGAGTGGAGTGGCCTGGAACAGCAAGACCAAGGCCGTGTCCAAAGCTTCCCTAGCACCTCATCGGGGTCGAGCTTGGGCTTAGCCCTCACGAGTTCGACAGAGGTGGAGCAGAAGTCGAGATCCATGAGTGCAGACCCTGAATTTCTCTTGGAGGACGGATTGATCAAACATGTGAGTGGAGATAATTTTGAGATTTAACCACGCCCTGATGTTTACTCTCATTGGGACGAAGCCAGCGACCTTTTAGAAATTAAACAGATTTGTATCTTCAAAAAGTATTCCATTGATTATTGTATGAGAACTATTTGtgtcttatttttgtttttgtaggatGGCGGTGATGCTGATAAAGGCAGGTCctggttaaaaaacaaattgagaaaaataacaataaaacgtgagtaaacaaaaaatgtgaacaaagttaattttgtttcaggTGATCAGGAGATTTTGGTATTCACACActcgttattttatgtatatgttaggatacaccaagtgagaaaactgtcctttgacaattaccaaacgtgtccagtgcctttaaatatctgttgaattattttaatatggTGTTTCCACAaatcttttctcttttttataATCCTGATTTTGATTTGGTCCCACAGCCACAAGGAAGTCGACAAAGGAAAAGTTGGGCCCTTCGGATAGAGAAGAGGGATCAGGAGACAGGGGGCCAGAGGCTAAACCTTCCGACTCGATCCAGATCATCCCTAATCCAGCGTTGGTATCCTACCAATTTGAAGGTTAGTATTACCCACGAGTTGCTCGCTTGCGTGACCCTAATTCTATAAATTTGTTTACAGGGGTTTAAAAGCACTTGCATTCaagtccttcggatgggaagtacagccgttggtcccatgtgttgcgtagtgcatgtaaaagaacccatcgCACTTATCGAAATGAGAAGGGGGTcacctcggtgttcctggctgtggctgccgtgtgcaccgtagcaccttgtaaacccgtataaggtgctacattgggtctcagaattcattactgcaatgacctttctttctgaaagtttgtatatactaagtgccttgagtaccttgttggttgatctgtgtgctatataaggctttgatattgttattaatattaagtacatgtaacatTTGTACCTGTTGGAACACTGTCGCGTCTGTTGTATCTTGATGTTGCAAAAATGCTGTGTCTCGCACGAAAAATGCtttgctcaaaaacattgtatcATGGCGCATTATTGTCTTTTTGTGTATATTTGGGCTGTGTTGATGGAGATAAGGTGTTTTGacaaatttatacatttttggtAACGTAAGTGGGTTTTTTAGTAGATATATTGAAGTTTTTGCCTTTATAACCACATTATTTCGAAgtaaaaatgtttcttaaaatgctttatactgtgaaaagctgctgtaggcttctaaccaaaagattCTATTGCCATGAAGTGAAAGACAGATTATCAACCGTATAtctttctttcaaaaaaaaaacctcaaattgTATCTTGCTGTATGTAAATGAATTTGTTGCACTGACTTGACAATTTAATCACCGGCTAACTTTGGTTCAATCCAACAACATCAGATGAGAGACTCAAGCCCGCATCAGTACCGGAAACAAGCAGTGACGATATCCTGAATAAATACCGCGATCTCCGAAGGACCCACTCATCAGATTTGTTGGAAGATGATCGCGGGTCACATGGTAAGTTCGTCCGCCCTTAGCAGAGGCTTTCAATACTGCAGTTCATacttgagagggcaaggccatttttaattttgataaaGACGACTCCCATTGGAAGATattaataatgaaccatttttgtagagcgcatatcacaatcacagagaagtccctaaTGCGCTTAGAGATGAAAACACAAGAGAAGcaaaagttaatagagatgtgaagtaaatacaaaagcaaaatttagttgatacagaaagaagcactgaaggctattgcaaaaataaattaagtatATTGAAGATATTGAAGTCTACGGGAGATTTCTGAAGGGCACTTAAGCCTGAGACTGtacccaatttgatagagctgattaagaacaaaaagtagctaagcacaacaaattatgcttagcagaataaggttaccagtcgcAGTACCATGTAACATGTAGGATTTGTGACGAgttatcctgcttatttttgctaagcagaaaatcttGAAGCAATATGTACTGCTtgagtagctctatgaaattgggcccacggCCAATGGCTGGCCACTGTGTAGTTTAGGCCTGTCGATTATTAATTATGATTGTCTTTAGGAAATGTAACTTATGACAATGGTCAGTTCTTCTTTCATTTCATGTTGTGACTGGGTACATGTATACCATTCACTGATAATTTAGCTGTTTGGgtgacaaaaattgtaaaacttcctTAAGATGCTGTTTCTTATCAAATCCACACTATTTTTTCATACAATTTAGATGTGAATAACTTAGAATCATCCACTGAGTCTACCGGCAGCCACAGCGATAAACCTGATTCAGGTAACGCCGATCAACCGAACATCGACCCCGAAAACTTAGAAGAGTCCTACGCGTACATCGACGCCAAACGCAAACTCCGCATTGTCCTGCGTTCAGCCGACGTCCACACCCTCCCCGGTCTGACCAACTTCACCACGTCCCTTCATCTTGGTCCAGAGCTTCACATCGGGGTGACCTGGGGCTACCCAGAGAACGAGCTGGTGGCGTTCTTGAAGGTGCAACTCGCCGAGGCAATGAATCTTCAGGATAGGTCGTTAATGGCACAGCTCAGGGAGACACTGAGATGCGTCCAGAATTTTGATAACGATGGGTGAGTGAAAAGGCATGTTTTACTTAACGAACAAACCAGAAAGTTCTcaacttaaagacattggacactattggtaattgtcaaagaccagtcttctcacttggtgtatctcaacatatgcaaaaaaaataacaaacctgtgaaaattagagctggattggtcatggaagttgcgagataacagtgatagaaaaataacccttgtcacacgcagttgtgtacctttagatggttgatttcgagacctcaaattctaaatccgaggtctcgaaatcaaattcgtggaaaaattacttctttctcgaaaactttgtcacttctgagggagccgtttctcacaatgttttatactatcaacctctccacattactcgtcaccaagtaaggttttttgctaacaattattttaagtaattaccaagtgtccactgtctttaaagagctGAATTATTTCACAGAAGTGTGGTTACCATGTGCCTCAATACCTTTCAAAATCACGTCAGGAACTCAGTGATTAGGAGGATTGAAGtgattacctttttttttatttttttttttatgcaagtcgcctgacacacaaggcctgaaggccacttcaaggtgtgggctacaattattttttccagaggccgttgccacctactcctaggtctgaaacagggttacccctttcacagtccatacgaatgtaggcttgggtatcatcagttcgaagcctggccggtatagcagaaagcactacctccccaagaATGTGTACGATTGTGTACAGCTTATGGATGTTGAATTTATGaaagatttgtgaagaatatctGTTTCCGAAACTGACAGCCGAAAAATGTATGCAGCCATGGAATGTTAGTTTCTCACGTcagatttgaaataattatggaACTCTGAAATAAGTCCACCTATTTGAACCCACATATCCAGGGCTATGTGAAACATTGAGAATGAGCGATAATTTCTGTCCTTAGCCACTtcttataataatttggggggttaatcgtccttactctcgcagctagagctgaattgcgaatgACACAGCTAcagcgtgttcgagaagcaggcatgcaagggcgcattcagctgccagccacatcaactcattatgaccacggagcacagccaagatggaaagtgtttgattttttcctgagggaggaaaaccggatagtctggaaaaccctcgtggcacagcagagaaccaacgcacaactcaactcacatatagccccgactgggaatcgaaccggggtcaccttggtgagagccaaccgtgccacccttCTTGACCAAAGATGAATACAAGTCCTAAACTTAAAAACAAGGTTAAACAAGGAAATTTAATGTGAAATGTTTTTACCCTTGGTGTGTAGATGCCGGAGGCTTTTGGCATCTCTCCGTGACGACTATGAGAATCGATCTCCGTACATCGCTTACTTGGTCCGCAGCCGAAAGGGTCTGGCGTCATCAAGGGCTCATCTTGAACGACTTATGGAACGAGTGGAGAGGTCAGTTTAGTTAGGCTTTCCAAGTTCAAATTACGATATGGTGATGTACTTATTTTTCCTCATTAAAAGTCTCTAACCTCccgttaaaatggtgtaaaatatcattttagTTTATGCCCTTTCAGAGGGAAATTTAGAACAAGACACGTTTTCTCTCGGAAGTAGAACAACAAATCCCGGTGTTTACTATGAAAAACTTTTTTGTCTTTCCTTTGTCAAGTCAGGGTTTCAATGTGGCAAAGATATTTTCAACGGATGATGACAATTGCAGAAATGTTCTGAATAAATTACGGCTAGCTTGGGTCACAGAAATTTTTCAGGATATTGGTTTGAAATGAAGATGAAGaatattctttaaaggcagtggacactattggtaattactcaaaataattattagcataaaactttacttggtaacaagtaatggggagaggttgatagaatacaacattgtgagaaacatctccctctgaagtgacgtagttttcgagaaagaggtaattttccacaaatttgatttcgagacctcaagtttagaatttgaggtcgtgaaatcaagcatctaaaagcacacaacttcgtgtgacaagggtgttttttttctttcaaagttatgtcgcaactccgacgaccaattgagctcaaattttcacaggtttgttattttgtgcattatgttgagttaCACTAAGTGAGac
This sequence is a window from Asterias rubens chromosome 19, eAstRub1.3, whole genome shotgun sequence. Protein-coding genes within it:
- the LOC117303237 gene encoding GTPase-activating protein and VPS9 domain-containing protein 1-like, coding for MATSSSKASNELLDLARHLKQERLYVLSEKQLLQQLHEEVTQLADKLFRESWITQQQRQTLNSLTLTRSDAPPNYCCYRANTLEKCSFVDSYKHLGFHDTMYGEFLGYLRENPKVIALCLALGEKDQLEMTQGVVHSIMCAVYGNCVIQDDERQALFLLQSLMEQQLATSSDPRRLLRRGKCAMSIAFKLFTEGLFSCRLYLTAALHEPIMSVLVDDDVCLETDPLKALDSFTMEERKQRFGTPGTEEFRQCLQAHLESIITQLVSMCNRFISSLRNNTFCFPQSLDWIITQLHKILLKSGQVPPSDVRSTCADLLMNFFICPAIVNPEPYGITTDVMISSTARFNLMQVGQILQGLAMETTGSTTPGQTNDIYSRFPKGCMSSFLDTLIDSMSSSDTPPEVSHLQGMARTSALVTESELQNMVAFIRRVHTANPQHQNLRDLEPLLSNVPQVAIASSSTSHGGSSPKIGGGGSSPKMGTPVKKSGVASRVSKKMQRSSSKNALGIPEDDDGLDPTMSPDAPPVYQPEDVLIVAFGNQGNECPGMISEAKVLSSIPSRPKPTLEPPTAQNNLAAISEQPEKQLRFSADADASGNSDHLMEAMSIVASEYSMDLENEMASNISGRNTPRSAVSLASSSTEHNRPDLIDSAQLTNNANITDRFGKFEIGDDLEKKKAQGNPETFSETWSTEVIGSDTSEPPSEPNTIERLQEIAESQEDTSELSGAQAAVLLGIRHSVPDISETASETWSVDVLQSDSEPPEDRMQEVEDNPHEEAIQASSLEADTDRTSSKTSEGPSSRRSSCGSHSISRSSNNDSPSVDEGAVKKDTSSDATEDSSNTHYFDPMEDPSMLKGASLSGISSSSSGGGAGDSSNNDLGFPKNQVAREENIPVLERSSPLIDKQRKLSREGPPTDRPISTTSGFMNQFDPLGNRNNFTLNNGNEPISRTGSKTDVGGKPAEDLLQDFDPFSSLMPRSSSTLPPSVGRHVEMPMGAKPKIRSNSAHQKGTGNRTPTGYVTYNELHGLNHDYGSQGRQQPRTNPFDLGDDGLSHVNHGFFEPVRPSNQTAQFQPDILTPFTSFDPSAPVSHTSQSLFANQPQSQTPSFRGYGLDSDSGVVSGDSSEHLSQRVASTISTASSSSTSFLNTSSESSKPLDFLSQIGSQTSDEWSGLEQQDQGRVQSFPSTSSGSSLGLALTSSTEVEQKSRSMSADPEFLLEDGLIKHDGGDADKGRSWLKNKLRKITIKPTRKSTKEKLGPSDREEGSGDRGPEAKPSDSIQIIPNPALVSYQFEDERLKPASVPETSSDDILNKYRDLRRTHSSDLLEDDRGSHDVNNLESSTESTGSHSDKPDSGNADQPNIDPENLEESYAYIDAKRKLRIVLRSADVHTLPGLTNFTTSLHLGPELHIGVTWGYPENELVAFLKVQLAEAMNLQDRSLMAQLRETLRCVQNFDNDGCRRLLASLRDDYENRSPYIAYLVRSRKGLASSRAHLERLMERVERDKAVVNKYFTMVLVRLFLERQETSILKFISDFKALTAADEKTQLMKFFLKTLNTWILDDPIWEAASDTQMNDAEIVTERAIMSRIYKLALYPNDEADVARDRVLQAHIYRLSKVITVNHKALQIPEKYGREAPWPAAQAEILNINVYKTPKDKIRCVYRCCMIIMNLLSLANENSVPGADDFSPVLMFVLIKANPPSLLSTVQYVDSFYFDGDQFRESSDPMAGEEQYWWMQFCGAIEYIKTLDDRK